The Strongyloides ratti genome assembly S_ratti_ED321, scaffold srae_scaffold0000002 genome has a window encoding:
- a CDS encoding Globin family and Globin-like domain and Globin,structural domain-containing protein: MNCPKETNAFKEYCPKKGSLVLPVNHQPNNCYINLNDNEESTITNSRKKSTPNSFNAHKKLSTPTRHKLSASSFLMPFSQNFHSTNNLHNSENQTCPNKMSANEKESLYASQQLRRCRSASPAQFITKMVCNLSHEQQALIRKSWRRVPKQNIGKIIYQKIYQKCPELKNFLSSDNNCVERHFRYFGDMLQCTVDSLNELDKALYPWLTVIGSGHAGFAITTAHWDAFGEALISSIKQWILSGKEHKETVRAWMKLSCYLIDTLAAASRNGNTTNPRLQLLSIIPPNSGTSQLTFPTISKFENVI, from the exons ATGAATTGTCCCAAGGAAACTAATgcttttaaagaatattgtCCAAAAAAAGGATCTTTAGTTTTACCTGTTAATCATCAACCTAAcaattgttatattaatttgAATGATAATGAAGAAAGTACAATAACAAACTCAAGAAAGAAATCTACACCTAATTCTTTTAATGCACATAAAAAGTTATCTACACCTACAAGAcat aaattatCTGCATCTTCCTTTTTAATGCCATTTTCACAAAATTTTCACTCAACTAATAATCTTCATAATAGTGAAAATCAAACTTGTCCAAATAAAATGTCAGCCAATGAAAAGGAGAGTTTGTATGCTTCTCAACAACTTAGAAGATGTAGATCAGCATCTCCGGCACAATTTATTACAAAGATGGTGTGTAATTTAAGTCACGAACAACAAGCATTAATCAg aaaatCGTGGCGGCGTGTCCCTAAACAAAATAttggtaaaattatttatcaaaaaatttaccaaaaatgtccagaattaaaaaattttttgtcatCAGATAACAATTGTGTTGAGAGGCATTTTAGATATTTTGGTGATATGCTTCAATGTACTGTTGATTCATTAAATGAATTAGATAAAGCATTATATCCTTGGCTTACTGTGATTGGAAGTGGGCATGCTGGTTTTGCCATAACAACCGCACATTGGGATGCATTTGGAGAGGCATTGATAAGTTCCATAAAACAATGGATTTTATCAGGAAAAGAACATAAAGAAACAGTAAGAGCATGGATGAAATTAAGTTGTTACTTAATTGATACACTTGCAGCAGCATCAAGAAATGGTAATACAACTAATCCCAGattacaattattatcaattattcCACCAAATTCTGGAACATCTCAGTTAACTTTTCCTACAATatcaaaatttgaaaatgtaatttaa